GATAATATATTAGTACCACCTAAATTTGTATGTAATATAAACTGTATTTGTAAGGCAAGATAATCTcaaaagaaaatgaaattaaaaaataaaaaaattgtaatggaggatttaattaaatgttacagGTATTTACACTATGCGCATGCTGGATAATGGTAGCAACAATGCTTCGGGTCCAACGGGAGCAACGGCTTTGTCAGGAGTTCAGACAGGTGGTGGTACAGTTTCTTCGGCAACAGGCCTTACGACACTTCCGGGTGTAACAGACGAAAGGATGGATGCATCCAGCGATAGTGCTGTCAGCAGCATGGGCAGTGAACGGGTACCATCCATTTCCGATGGCGAATGGATGGAAACTGGATCTAACTCTAGCCATACACAAGCCGATTCTCATTATACCATGGATTATGCTAGGTGATTAAATTATTCCATTGAAACGGAAGCATTGTCGCCATATCAGTCGAGTACTATCAACTGTTTCATTAAGTTTGAATACTTTCTGTGGCATGCGATACAATTTGGCAATCAAAACGATTCCTATTGGTTGTTTAACGAGTTCTTCTAACTTCCATTAGGGGGGAGATTATCGAGTAACAACTTTAAAAGTAACTGATATTTATGAATTCTTTTCGAAACCCTATTGGCTTGAATTGTACTTTTCTGTGGGTATGAAGAGATTTTAAATTATAGAAAACCATTCTTTTTTGTCGATTCGTTTTACTATTTACTGAATATAGAATCTTATTAACCACTTCGACGATGCTTCATCCGATTGCAAACATCAGTTTTCTTAAAGTTAGAAAGTTTACGCTGGTATTGAACTTGTCTTTAGGATAGAACaatggaaaattaaaaaatgtataatattcGAAAGCAAAATTAACTTTTTCTTTAGATAAACTAACCTTTACACGAATGAAAAGAAATGAATGAAAACTAAAAGAAGAATGTTAGGTTCAGTCTCCGAAGAAATGTATTACGAATAAAATGAGCTGTGTTTGAAATTGACCAATCGATTACTTTTCGAATCATCTTGGATGACAGTTTGATTTATTCGTGGCttttataatgaaattaattaatcCTCGAATGCATTACCATTTTCGGAAATGAGATAAGAATGCACGCATACAAATTATACAATTAcctaaatattttacattaaaTTATACTATATGTATAgaacaaaaattgaaattataatttttaataggaaaaattaaattactttgTTAAAACTAAATTACTCTTTCATACGTGTCATCGTCATGCAAAATCCACCAAAATAAACTGTTATACAGACTATTCTATTAAAGTAATATAGGCTACAAATATGCAAAACTTATTTATATCATTTTATTCTgttattaattacaattttttgcGAAACGCACAGAACAAAGTTCAAGAAACGCTGGTATAGAACGTTGTATTTCCTGATCGTTGCCACAGTACAAACTGCCAACAGAGTATTCTTTTGATAAGAAACGTAGTCGGATCGTTCGAAAATAAAGAGTGTGGGAGATAAAGTAAAAGGTTACTCGAACGATAGTATTTATAGTCATATTAAATATAAGATTAATTTGAATGTCGCGAGTGATTCGTCAAGATATTGGTATGCTTTTCCTTAAATACATGTAACACCTGTAACGATTCCTCCATATTATCGAAACGTTAATTACCAAATAGCTTAACAATATttagtatatatacatattgtgGCATTTTCAGCAAGTATCGTATGTCGTACGACTGCAGTTATTCCGTTTCCGGCAGAAACGGTGGTTCCCCGAGATGCCAAACGGAACGCACTATGCCACCGGTGGCTCAAAAAAAGCATCAAATGTTCGCGAAACGATATTTCCAGGAACAAGAAACAGGTCAGTGTACTTAAAATTAAGCGACCAAAAATAGACATCATTTTTGCAAATGAACTTtaatttattgtaatttaaCGGCAGGCTCGCCCCTGGGAGCTACAGCACATCCAACCACTCCGATCAAATACGAATACGATTCGCATACGGTTGGTGCTGGGGCACCAGGAAACGCTTACACGGGGCCAATCGAGGGTGCAGCTGGACCGCAACCCGAAATGAAGTACACCTGCAGCGTAGATTTTACTCGTCATCAAACAGGTAGAACGAAATCATTTTTAAGGTTTCACATCGCTAATAAATTCTTTATACTCTCTCTATACACATTCCCTCTAAATAATTAAACTACAATCTAATCTTCGTGTATGATTAAACAGCAATTATTGATGAGGGTGCCTCCCAGCGAAGATTCCTCATTGGAGTTTACGTTTACGATGATAAACgataaagaataaaaatatcagATTCGCTTCTAAATTaacttcagtaaagaattttttaaatcgatatcTTGGCGAATAAAATTGCAGATAAAGagtttacgaacgaatctaaaatttgtattcgttattcgcgaataacattTGCCTGACTCTGGAATGGGGCATGGGAACGGCAGCGAACATTTTGGATATTGATATAAGGGTTAAATAGTAGACGAATATATTAATTACACGTGTGTCTTAAATACATGTGACCTACATTTGCATCCAGCAGCTACCATGAATGAAAAGACGTTTAATTAGGAGAGCACGAATCGTCGACGGTCTGAAGAACTTAATTGGTGAAAGTAATCGTCCGACAGTCGAAAGATCTGGGTTGGAATCCGAGATCAACAATTCGATCGTTCGATTCTTTTCCTTCTACAACCTTTGTTTGGCTGCAATGCCCCAAATCGATGAAATGTGAGGAGCATGCTAATAACCGATTTGTCATTTTCAGGACGTTCCGCTATAGAACACGTTCACCATAATCATACGTATCATTTACCCGCGGAAAGTTCCGGATCTCTTCAACGTCCAGTTTCTCGTGACAAAAAAGGTTAATTTCAAAGTTTGAAGCAAAATATTACACTACTTCCACGTCGCGTGTTAATTTTAGCGTCACCTATTTCTGTATTTGTCTTTTCCAGTACGTAAAAATGAGAACGACGAGCATCTGACCAGAGACGAGAAAAGAGCCCGAGCATTGAACGTGCCCATTCCAGTGAACGATATTATTAATCTACCTATGGACGAATTTAACGAACGTCTTAGTAAATACGATCTCAGCGAAGCTCAATTATCCTTGATACGTGACATCCGAAGACGAGGCAAAAACAAAGTCGCTGCTCAAAATTGTCGAAAACGTAAACTAGACCAAATTATCAGCCTCGCTGATGAAGTGAAAGAGATGAGAGACCGTAAGATGAGACTTATACGAGAACACGAATTCATGCTTCTCGAGAGGCAACGCGTCAAAGACAAATTTAGTCAACTTTACCGTCATGTGTTTCAAGTTAGTATATACTGATCTTTATCACTTACGATATTAATTATATCAAATTGAGATATTGATAGTTTCAACCAAAGATTGAAACCTTTCAAAAAATAGTTGTTTCAAATTATTGTACCAGGAACACAATCAGAAAAAAAAGGTTATCCTTTATGGAAAAGTAATAATTGTCTAATGTATCCCTTTTCAGACCATATCATGAATATACAACATCTTTCCTACCAGATGATCAAAATAGATCCTTCTTTGGGTGATACCCAGTTTTCGCAACAGATAAAAAACCTTTTTGTCGTTTAACTAGCATAGTTTACGTCCTACGTTGTTATAAAGAATTCAAGTTTCATCTCTAGAACCTTCTTTGGCCGAATTAACAAACTCAACTTgtgaatattttctattttctggCTTTACAACTCCAAGGAGGTATTATTAGGAATTAGTAGCCTTCTCTTTCAGTTCTCCAGTCATCAAAGAAACAAGGGACACACCCTCTTGACTCTAAGCAACATGTGTGTTTTTTTAACTCCTTCAGGGactataaaatttctttttttacctTATATTTCTCTTTTACCACTTAAAACCTTTCACACCCTATCCTGATCAAGTCGATTCAGTTGCTAATAGTCAACTCTTAATCAACGATTAATATTTACTCAAGTATCATATGTTGAAAAATGAAGTCAAATTCTAAGAAGTCTATACCCGAAAAGGTTCAAGCATCcccaaatgaaaataaaacattttctcTGCACTATTATGCAGGGTTTCCCGTGATTTTTCCTAGAGGTCAAACGCagaaagaaatattaaataaagtttGTGAATAAACGCTTTGTATTAGAGTTAGACACAAATATTGTATGAACAGTTACTGTGTCATTGTTGGTCTAATCGGAGAAAACACGGGAGATTTTCATTAAGAAGAATACTGTAACAAATGAAAACAACAACATCGTTTAATTTTTAGTCTTTGCGAGATCCTGATGGCAATCAGTATCATCCGTACGAATATAGCCTTCAACAATCCGCGGATGGAAACGTGTTGTTAGTGCCAAGGAATCAAACGAATCCTCATCATCCGCGTTCTACAACGATGGAACCGAAGACGAAACCCAACCCAGAACACAAGGAATGAAATTATCAGGAGATCGCgtttaaaatacaattttcttcGTACGCTCAAGGTACTTAAAGTGTTACGAAAACGCGGTGCTAAGAACGAAAATTACTTAGGATTATTAAATACAATAATATAAGAACGGTTTGTGTTGGAAGAATTTCATtgcttaacaaattggtatgtcTGTACGTCATATTTACTAACGACATCTTTACAAAACTATTTTAAAAGCTCACATTGAGTTATGTCTTTCTCTACAACTGGAAAATAATCACCAAACGTATAAACACCGATTGTACATATAGTAATACGAAACGATTAGATAATGTCTAGAAATAGATAAACGATAGTCAACGCTTTACAAATCTACGTTACGTTTAaacgaaaatgttttttttctttttcatttattatttcagtCGACGATATATAGACACGCAATATTTCTTGAGAgagtacgaaaaaaaaaaaaattatcatgTAGTATACGTTCAAAATAACAcctttttatattaaaattcatcaaaatattatttaataattgtaattaaaataattttccttttttttattattatttttcttccaGCATACATGAATTCTGCTTGTTAATTTTTCAGAGCTCGTATATGCCCAATGTCGTATACGCTCCAAGCTTCATGAGTATACACATACTTTGATCAAACTGGAATGACCACTTTCATTAGTATATTATAGATAACTCGATGCAagtgaaataaaacaaaatacgaTGCCAGTGAAAGAAATATCTTTTTATTACTACTTTAACATTCATgtgattttaaaatattcataattATTACGACAGAAGTATAAGGATGTAATGCAACGTTAAATCTGCATTTAAaatggaaataaaataaaaggaaCAATTAAAATGATAAAAGGCAAATGTCTGAGACGTGGAATACAACATATTGTTCTATTAGCTATTGCATGTTCTGTACAGAAAACTTCTCTGAGAAAAGTTAGTGTACTTCATTCAagcaaaatttaataataaattgtaatATACAATGACGACGAATATGTAGTGCGTAATATAAGTATGTGCATACGTTCATAGCAATGTATCGAACTGCTACATTATTGATAATAGTATTGATCAAAATATGAACaaacataataaaaaaaaacacataTTTTTATAAAGTAAGAAATGAGTGAAGTTCAGGTATATCACATTTGCCTTTTTATGTATATATTAATGTAGTTAGtataattttctataaatacTATATATATACGAATCGTATGTATTTATGTATATGCATATATATATAAAGTAATAATGAGATATATGTTATAAtgttaaaaaacaaacaaaacaaGAAAATTGTTTATGCCGACAATTTATAATAGTCAactctttattaatatttacgtaCACAATTGTATTTATACTATTGGGTGTAGGCTGTCTTTACATCAGCGCTATCCAGCGTGGGGGTCTTTCGAGCGCCTATTTCCCATTCTAATTGTCCCCTCTCCCCATGTTACATTGTCACAGAAATCGCATGACCCTAAAAATGCTGCCATGTCAATCTAGCCGTCCTCAAACGTTAAACAAAAGAAAGATAAGACACAATTTGCTGAAAATAATAGTATTGGCTCATTTTGGCGTCGTGTGTCACGTGTGGTCGCTTTCCTAGTATCGCGCGATAACTTTGACAACCAATACGGAAATGGAAGAACCCCACAGGACTCACGGGCCCTGGTTTGGACAGCGCTGTTTTACATACTGTACTTAGCGAGTGGAGATCATATTGTTAAAGactactataaaaagaataatttataataacTCTGTTCGTGTACTGTACAAACGAACCACATTTATATGAATCTTTAATTCATCAGATTTTAAGATCTCCCATGTCATAAAATTTCTATATTGTATAAATAAAGCTGAATAAACCTTTGGGGAAAGTACTGAATGTACTTTGATATGATATATGTAGATGATACTTATCCATTCTCGCATAATTgcagaaaattaaaagttttgcACATTTTTTTGCCTGAGAAATCATTAAAGCAATACTTCAAGTAATATTAAATTACAGAATTCTATTGacacaaatataatatttttattagtacGGATAATTTTGTTAACTGTGTTGTAAAGAACGTACACGATTCTTATATGATATAAACAAATGATAAAACTACATAGAAGTCCTTATTCTCAGCAATTATAGTACATAAAAATGAACTAAATCTTCTaagatctatacttttaaatctcACTTGATATGTAATTTCCACAatagaattatttaataattttcaaatagttTTCTGCTTGTCATAgaacaaatattaaatattattgttcTTTTTCCATTATCATTTCCATTATCGTTTCTTTCCATTATCATTTCGGTGTCACTCCCAACATTAGTTACAGAAATTGTCtatctaccccctatcgatttttctttaaaatttgtttttcatttttaataaatttagttgacgctgtacgaaaatgttgtctaatacctttttgtaggtatccataagctctatttcagaaataaatttcaatcaaatccattcactattgtaggagttatgaccttTTGAAAACTGAACaatatttatggggtttttgtcactgtatggggttaaggagcaacttttcgaatattcttagaagttctaaatattcttcgccaaaatacgcattgattgcatttcgaaacattaaaatcctccaatccgttcagaagttataatgttttaaacattcgcatg
The window above is part of the Colletes latitarsis isolate SP2378_abdomen chromosome 2, iyColLati1, whole genome shotgun sequence genome. Proteins encoded here:
- the Cnc gene encoding NFE2 like bZIP transcription factor cap-n-collar isoform X4 → MCTTVISKVDMDLIEVLWKQDVDLGFTLVEPTTTEKKPYTSDKGNEDDIEKLKTLEAINATNEKKDAKEFEAQEDDPWAGLPYTVDLETGEYILSSGNQEGTGSNSAEEDNQLLRNASLDLDNPLAGLTDDSLGLTNTLELENDFPSDLLGGGLLGSANVEGFLNNNTLGLPDGFNLEEALQLVGLDEAQTEETKPEVKKKKKDSEEESASAKDETAITTSNNIEVEKLSRCEDSETGDMIHTPQFHHPHHPHHRSFQGRMPFVRAMSMEQRWQDLASLLSLPGAPDHFAHPAHPGYPGHGISHSHYEAQRNVLLHNATLAPPVGDLNSTSPYHNAGGSSNLGSAVATSMNLTNSSEPIGTESGAAYKSEPTDMMYYHTPTSDSINQTTDGFLSSLLNDEDLHLMDMAMNDGIYTMRMLDNGSNNASGPTGATALSGVQTGGGTVSSATGLTTLPGVTDERMDASSDSAVSSMGSERVPSISDGEWMETGSNSSHTQADSHYTMDYASKYRMSYDCSYSVSGRNGGSPRCQTERTMPPVAQKKHQMFAKRYFQEQETGSPLGATAHPTTPIKYEYDSHTVGAGAPGNAYTGPIEGAAGPQPEMKYTCSVDFTRHQTGRSAIEHVHHNHTYHLPAESSGSLQRPVSRDKKVRKNENDEHLTRDEKRARALNVPIPVNDIINLPMDEFNERLSKYDLSEAQLSLIRDIRRRGKNKVAAQNCRKRKLDQIISLADEVKEMRDRKMRLIREHEFMLLERQRVKDKFSQLYRHVFQSLRDPDGNQYHPYEYSLQQSADGNVLLVPRNQTNPHHPRSTTMEPKTKPNPEHKE